From Solwaraspora sp. WMMD1047, the proteins below share one genomic window:
- a CDS encoding TrmH family RNA methyltransferase encodes MARTLRITTRNATFQQWQAMLGNRNKRQRAGEFIVQGVRPISLAVAHGWQIRALLYAEERTLSRWAGDILDRAGDAVRVTLAPELLHELGGKDEESPELLAVVGQPADDLSRIPVTPELLALVFDRPTTPGNIGTLVRSADALGASGVVITGHAADPYDPKAVRASTGSLFAVPVVRVASHRDVLDWVGSLRSGGTEIEIVGTDEHGSRDIAGYDLTGARVIAIGNETQGLSAGWRDACDQTVRIPIGGSASSLNAAAAGTIVLYEAARQRSRG; translated from the coding sequence GTGGCGAGGACGCTCAGGATCACCACGCGGAACGCGACGTTCCAGCAGTGGCAGGCGATGTTGGGCAACCGCAACAAGCGCCAGCGGGCCGGCGAGTTCATCGTCCAGGGCGTACGGCCGATCAGCCTGGCCGTGGCACACGGCTGGCAGATCCGTGCCCTGCTCTACGCCGAGGAACGAACCCTGTCCCGGTGGGCCGGCGACATCCTGGACCGGGCCGGCGACGCGGTCCGGGTCACCCTGGCCCCGGAACTCCTCCACGAACTCGGCGGCAAGGACGAGGAGTCGCCGGAACTCCTCGCCGTCGTCGGGCAGCCCGCCGACGACCTCTCCCGTATCCCTGTCACGCCCGAGCTGCTGGCCCTGGTCTTCGACCGGCCCACCACTCCCGGCAACATCGGGACACTGGTCCGCTCCGCCGACGCGCTCGGCGCCTCCGGTGTGGTGATCACCGGCCACGCCGCCGACCCGTACGACCCGAAGGCGGTACGCGCCAGCACCGGATCCCTGTTCGCCGTGCCCGTCGTGCGGGTGGCGAGCCATCGCGACGTCCTCGACTGGGTCGGCTCGCTCCGCTCGGGTGGCACCGAGATCGAGATCGTCGGCACCGACGAGCACGGCAGCCGCGACATCGCCGGGTACGACCTCACGGGCGCGCGGGTCATCGCGATCGGAAACGAGACGCAGGGCCTGAGCGCGGGCTGGCGGGACGCCTGCGACCAGACCGTCCGCATCCCCATCGGCGGGTCCGCCAGCTCCCTCAACGCGGCCGCCGCCGGCACCATCGTCCTCTACGAGGCGGCCCGGCAACGATCCCGCGGGTGA
- a CDS encoding HNH endonuclease signature motif containing protein — protein sequence MLEALRGIGGLVDEAVLRDAWALPEGELVAALEAVHGLEQRLTALRLALVREVDGRGVATTHGASSTAVWLRERLRMSGSAARRSVELAAALDAAPAVVGHALAAATINAEQARVIVDMVSDLPATVGAEVVEKAAQALVDHSVRFEPSILRGLGRRILHHVAPDVAEQAEADALRREEEQAHPRRHVSLSSPRDGRVRLTGVLDLETAGLLHAALDPLCAPTGDGDDRSPGQRRHDALADVCRLVLRTGQLPASGGDRPQLVVTIGYHALVREMGAGMLDTGAALTPATVRRLACDAVILPAVLGGNGQVLDVGRQRRLFTGPLRRALVLRDGGCAFPGCDRPPRWCDGHHITAWHDGGTTTLDNAVLICGYHHRLIHTGQWQVRLAPDGRPEFIPPAWLDPTQLPRRNHYHRRN from the coding sequence GTGTTGGAGGCGTTGCGGGGGATCGGTGGCCTGGTGGACGAGGCCGTGCTCCGTGACGCGTGGGCGTTGCCGGAGGGTGAGCTGGTCGCCGCGTTGGAGGCGGTGCATGGGCTGGAGCAGCGGTTGACCGCGTTGCGGTTGGCGTTGGTGCGGGAGGTCGACGGACGCGGGGTCGCCACCACCCACGGCGCCTCGTCCACGGCGGTGTGGCTGCGGGAGCGGCTGCGGATGTCCGGGAGCGCGGCCCGGCGGTCGGTGGAGTTGGCGGCCGCGCTGGACGCCGCTCCGGCCGTGGTGGGCCACGCCCTGGCCGCCGCAACCATCAACGCCGAACAGGCCCGGGTGATCGTCGACATGGTGTCCGACCTACCCGCCACCGTGGGTGCCGAGGTGGTGGAGAAGGCGGCGCAGGCGCTTGTCGATCACAGCGTCCGGTTCGAGCCGTCGATCCTGCGGGGGTTGGGCCGGCGGATCCTGCACCACGTCGCCCCCGACGTCGCCGAGCAGGCCGAGGCCGACGCGCTGCGCCGTGAGGAGGAACAGGCCCACCCACGTCGACACGTCAGCCTCTCCTCGCCCCGCGACGGGCGGGTACGGCTGACCGGGGTCCTGGACCTCGAAACCGCCGGGCTGCTGCACGCCGCACTGGACCCGCTGTGCGCCCCGACCGGTGACGGCGACGACCGCAGCCCCGGACAGCGCCGCCACGACGCCCTGGCCGACGTATGCCGACTGGTGCTGCGGACCGGGCAGCTGCCCGCCTCCGGCGGCGACCGCCCACAACTTGTCGTCACCATCGGCTACCACGCCCTCGTCCGGGAGATGGGCGCCGGCATGCTCGACACCGGCGCCGCACTCACCCCCGCCACCGTCCGCCGGCTGGCCTGTGACGCCGTGATCCTGCCCGCCGTCCTCGGCGGCAACGGCCAGGTCCTCGACGTGGGCCGGCAACGGCGGCTGTTCACCGGACCACTGCGCCGCGCCCTCGTGCTGCGCGATGGCGGATGCGCCTTCCCCGGCTGCGACCGACCACCACGATGGTGCGACGGACACCACATCACCGCCTGGCACGACGGCGGCACCACCACCCTCGACAACGCCGTCCTGATCTGCGGCTACCACCACCGCCTCATCCACACCGGCCAATGGCAAGTCCGCCTCGCGCCGGACGGACGTCCCGAATTCATCCCACCCGCCTGGCTCGACCCCACCCAACTACCCCGCCGCAACCACTACCACCGACGAAACTGA
- a CDS encoding YchJ family metal-binding protein, whose amino-acid sequence MARRDTRRSAGDPTRRPCPCGTGHPYPECCGPAHQGSAAAPTAEALMRSRFSAFAVGDTAYLLRTWHPTTRPARLTLDTRQRWTHLEILGTERGGLFDTTGTVEFQAHYRTSNGPGSVHENSRFAREDGRWVYLDAAG is encoded by the coding sequence GTGGCGCGACGAGACACCCGCCGGTCAGCCGGCGACCCGACCCGGCGGCCGTGCCCGTGCGGCACCGGTCACCCGTACCCCGAATGCTGCGGTCCGGCACACCAGGGCAGCGCGGCCGCGCCGACGGCGGAGGCGCTGATGCGGTCCCGGTTCAGCGCCTTCGCCGTCGGCGACACCGCATACCTGCTGCGGACCTGGCATCCCACCACCCGGCCCGCCCGGCTGACCCTCGACACCCGACAGCGGTGGACGCACCTGGAGATCCTCGGAACCGAGCGCGGCGGCCTCTTCGACACCACCGGCACCGTCGAGTTCCAAGCGCACTACCGAACCTCGAACGGTCCCGGTTCGGTGCACGAGAACAGCCGCTTCGCGCGGGAGGACGGCCGATGGGTGTATCTGGACGCCGCCGGGTAG
- a CDS encoding DUF6119 family protein, with protein MCPVTQHRNTGPASRPAARTDARRPDNEPPPTLFDRPRPEPPDGRDPPAPPPGTYLTSLYRLDRVAPTLAGLRTVLNDRYLRENRFEIEERTVAQAPALLVHGTVARERAEWCDVLTTLTGQEVALGYSSGGGALLIAVDDRVYALAYGTLGRHLVDQGHIDPGFGIAFAVRALVPDEIKQVRRRVLGVSGRIDRNLVAGGQPIRMYGIDKWGEIVGQVCGPTMNPNLTACRRSPSATDRTRTRRPTRVEGSDALRIHLGTSPDDLVADLREIDRVCQRESPLADLEFITQIRPVPPTDPRLPDLHEQLDRRLALADPPDLALAVPGELLDTIEQVRSYRIRVPKSGRRATLMTDLTLADLLDLAHRVPDGERLTALRNGRITLHADAAGAEEIGSAAASRWLTAQVAAGTSHLLLQDGHWYEIGDRHREQLRQEIEQILAGPASVTLPPWPAGEDERSYNDRVAKSGLGLVLLDRRLLRTAQHHRGIEACDLLGPDGELIHVKRADGSAPLSHLFAQGQVSADALTYQADARQALVRMVGSHRIGPAFRPRKVVYAIALGAGRTLTVDSLFTFAQVALYRAMKALRNEGIEVEVIEIPAG; from the coding sequence ATGTGCCCAGTCACGCAGCACCGCAACACCGGACCGGCCAGCCGCCCCGCCGCCCGCACAGACGCCCGACGGCCGGACAACGAACCGCCGCCCACCCTCTTCGACCGCCCGCGACCGGAACCACCCGACGGCCGGGACCCGCCCGCGCCGCCGCCCGGCACATACCTCACCTCGCTCTACCGGCTCGACCGGGTGGCCCCGACCCTCGCCGGGCTCCGGACGGTCCTCAACGACCGCTACCTGCGGGAGAACCGGTTCGAGATCGAGGAACGAACGGTGGCGCAGGCACCGGCGCTGCTGGTGCACGGCACCGTGGCCCGGGAGCGAGCCGAGTGGTGCGACGTGCTCACCACCCTCACCGGCCAGGAGGTGGCCCTCGGCTACAGCAGCGGCGGCGGCGCCCTGCTCATCGCCGTCGACGACCGGGTCTACGCGCTCGCCTACGGCACCCTCGGCCGGCACCTGGTCGACCAGGGACACATCGACCCCGGCTTCGGCATCGCCTTCGCCGTCCGCGCCCTCGTCCCCGACGAGATCAAGCAGGTCCGCCGCCGGGTATTGGGTGTCAGCGGCCGGATAGACCGCAACCTGGTCGCCGGCGGTCAACCCATTCGGATGTACGGCATCGACAAGTGGGGCGAGATCGTCGGCCAGGTCTGCGGGCCGACGATGAACCCGAACCTGACCGCCTGCCGCCGTTCACCGTCGGCGACGGACCGGACCCGGACCCGCCGGCCGACCCGGGTCGAGGGCAGCGACGCGCTCCGCATCCACCTCGGCACCAGCCCCGACGACCTGGTCGCCGACCTGCGGGAGATCGACCGGGTGTGCCAGCGGGAGTCTCCCCTGGCCGACCTGGAGTTCATCACCCAGATCCGGCCGGTGCCGCCCACCGACCCACGCCTGCCCGACCTGCACGAGCAGCTGGACCGGCGGCTGGCTCTGGCCGACCCACCGGACCTGGCGCTGGCCGTCCCCGGTGAGCTGCTCGACACGATCGAGCAGGTGCGGTCGTACCGGATCCGGGTGCCGAAGTCGGGACGGCGCGCGACCCTCATGACGGACCTGACCCTGGCCGACCTGCTCGACCTGGCCCACCGCGTACCCGATGGGGAGCGGTTGACCGCGCTGCGCAACGGCCGGATCACCCTGCACGCCGACGCGGCCGGCGCGGAGGAGATCGGGTCCGCCGCGGCGTCGCGCTGGCTCACCGCGCAGGTCGCGGCCGGCACCAGCCACCTGCTGCTGCAGGACGGCCACTGGTACGAGATCGGCGACCGGCACCGCGAGCAGCTCCGCCAGGAGATCGAGCAGATCCTGGCCGGGCCGGCGAGCGTCACCCTGCCGCCCTGGCCCGCCGGGGAGGACGAGCGCAGCTACAACGACCGGGTGGCCAAGAGCGGACTCGGCCTGGTGCTGCTCGACCGCAGGCTGCTACGTACCGCCCAGCACCACCGGGGCATCGAGGCGTGCGACCTGCTCGGCCCGGACGGCGAGCTGATCCACGTCAAGCGGGCCGATGGCAGCGCCCCGCTGAGCCACCTCTTCGCCCAGGGCCAGGTCTCGGCGGACGCCCTGACCTACCAGGCCGACGCCCGGCAGGCGCTGGTCCGGATGGTCGGGAGTCACCGGATCGGACCTGCCTTCCGGCCCCGCAAGGTCGTCTACGCGATCGCCCTCGGCGCCGGACGGACGCTCACCGTCGACTCCCTCTTCACCTTCGCCCAGGTCGCCCTTTACCGGGCGATGAAGGCGCTGCGCAACGAGGGCATCGAAGTGGAGGTGATCGAAATCCCGGCCGGCTGA
- a CDS encoding DUF4352 domain-containing protein gives MRKLTIAGLLLTATVALGCGAADTTDTTGSDDEAAAGAGPTAEGQLSAEEKPATIGDQVRDGKFEFTVKSIKCGVNKIGSDLLGERAQGQFCLVTVHVKNIGKEAQYFDDSSQRAYDANDVEYSTDSGAAIYANEDAATFLNEINPGNQVTGVLVFDIPKKVKLTRLELHDSPFSGGVTVTLT, from the coding sequence ATGCGCAAGCTCACGATCGCCGGACTGCTGCTGACCGCCACCGTCGCGCTCGGCTGCGGCGCCGCCGACACCACCGACACCACCGGCAGCGACGACGAGGCGGCGGCCGGCGCCGGCCCGACCGCCGAGGGCCAGCTCTCGGCCGAGGAGAAGCCGGCCACGATCGGCGACCAGGTCCGCGACGGCAAGTTCGAGTTCACCGTCAAGTCCATCAAGTGCGGTGTCAACAAGATCGGCAGCGACCTGCTCGGTGAACGGGCTCAGGGCCAGTTCTGCCTGGTCACGGTGCACGTCAAGAACATCGGCAAGGAGGCCCAGTACTTCGACGACAGCAGCCAGCGGGCCTACGACGCGAACGATGTCGAGTACTCCACCGACTCCGGCGCCGCCATCTACGCCAACGAGGACGCCGCCACCTTCCTCAACGAGATCAACCCCGGCAACCAGGTCACCGGCGTCCTCGTCTTCGACATCCCGAAGAAGGTCAAGCTGACCCGCCTCGAACTGCACGACTCCCCGTTCTCCGGCGGCGTCACCGTCACCCTGACCTGA
- a CDS encoding N-6 DNA methylase: MQENPTITAAEIARLAGVGRAAVSNWRKRHPDFPAPVGGTPASPEFDLIHVEQWLREQGKLPELSTVDRLWRRLTTIAETPAAALVAVGALLLARHRDERPAARQPDPGRASVVGQPDQRRAPAVGRPDQRRAPAVGQTDQRLAESLPEIDALVGEFGAQGAFDELWQRFSAPGPGRPWATSDDLADLMVGLAAVGGGSVLDPACGSGATLRAAVRAGCTSAYGQELDVPLARLAGLWLALRDVPGEVSPGDSIRADAFAARTVDAVVCHPPFGASNWGQEELDGNDPRWEYGLPPRTEPELAWVQHTLAHLRPGGYAVLLLPPAVASRRAGRRIRAALLRRGALRAVVALPPGATAPHGVPLHLWVLARPAADAAAPTRALLVDAADGDPADSYRRVLAVCRDFAEAPDVDIVADGFARTVPVIELLDEEVDLTPSRRQPAARSDTGAHLVRTRDRLVTIAGELPGLLPHLVSDRETGTPHSQSVAELIRAGALQLLGPVRSAATGKPGPEIRLAAGDVVVPMIAPRLTARVVETGGALLGRNLYLLRPDPATLDPWFLAGQLRTTANERQASSLSGTLRFDIRRAQVRRMPLDEQRANGAAVRRLDAFESAIRQLTTLGEELVQLTADGLASGALRPEQPR, from the coding sequence GTGCAGGAGAACCCGACCATCACGGCGGCGGAGATCGCCCGGCTCGCCGGGGTGGGCCGGGCTGCGGTCAGCAACTGGCGCAAGCGGCACCCAGACTTCCCGGCCCCGGTCGGCGGCACTCCCGCCAGCCCCGAGTTCGACCTGATCCACGTCGAGCAGTGGCTGCGCGAGCAGGGGAAACTTCCCGAGCTGTCCACCGTGGACCGGCTCTGGCGGCGGCTGACCACCATCGCCGAGACCCCGGCCGCCGCGCTGGTGGCCGTCGGCGCCCTGCTACTCGCCCGACACCGCGACGAACGGCCCGCCGCCCGTCAGCCCGACCCGGGCCGCGCGTCCGTCGTCGGCCAGCCTGACCAGCGCCGCGCGCCCGCCGTCGGCCGCCCCGACCAGCGCCGCGCGCCCGCCGTCGGCCAGACCGACCAGCGCCTGGCCGAGTCGCTTCCCGAGATCGACGCACTCGTCGGCGAGTTCGGCGCCCAGGGCGCCTTCGACGAGCTGTGGCAGCGGTTCTCCGCACCCGGGCCGGGTCGGCCGTGGGCCACCTCCGACGACCTCGCCGACCTGATGGTCGGGCTCGCGGCGGTAGGCGGCGGTTCGGTGCTCGACCCGGCCTGCGGCTCCGGCGCCACCCTGCGCGCCGCCGTCCGCGCCGGCTGCACCAGCGCGTACGGGCAGGAGCTGGACGTGCCGCTCGCCCGGCTGGCCGGACTCTGGCTGGCGTTGCGCGACGTTCCCGGCGAGGTCAGCCCCGGCGACTCGATCCGGGCCGACGCGTTCGCCGCCCGCACCGTCGACGCGGTCGTCTGCCACCCGCCGTTCGGCGCCAGCAACTGGGGGCAGGAGGAGCTGGACGGCAACGACCCGCGCTGGGAGTACGGCCTGCCGCCGCGTACCGAACCGGAGCTGGCCTGGGTCCAGCACACCCTGGCCCACCTGCGGCCCGGCGGGTACGCCGTGCTGCTGTTGCCGCCGGCGGTGGCGAGCCGGCGGGCCGGGCGGCGGATCCGGGCCGCCCTGCTGCGCCGGGGTGCGCTGCGGGCCGTCGTGGCGCTCCCGCCGGGGGCGACCGCGCCGCATGGCGTACCGCTGCACCTGTGGGTTCTGGCGCGGCCAGCGGCGGACGCGGCGGCGCCGACGCGGGCGTTGCTCGTCGACGCGGCCGACGGTGACCCGGCCGACAGTTACCGGCGGGTGCTGGCCGTCTGCCGGGACTTCGCCGAGGCACCCGACGTCGACATCGTGGCCGACGGGTTCGCCCGGACCGTGCCGGTGATCGAGCTGCTGGACGAGGAGGTCGACCTCACCCCGTCCCGCCGGCAACCCGCCGCCCGGTCCGACACCGGCGCCCACCTGGTCCGCACCCGCGACCGGCTGGTGACCATCGCGGGAGAACTGCCCGGGTTGCTGCCCCACCTGGTGTCCGACCGGGAAACCGGCACACCGCACAGCCAGTCGGTCGCGGAGCTGATCCGCGCCGGCGCGCTGCAACTGCTCGGCCCGGTCCGCTCCGCCGCGACCGGGAAACCCGGCCCTGAGATCCGGCTCGCCGCCGGGGACGTGGTGGTGCCGATGATCGCTCCCCGGCTCACCGCCCGGGTGGTGGAGACCGGCGGGGCGCTGCTCGGGCGCAACCTCTACCTGTTGCGGCCCGACCCGGCCACCCTGGACCCGTGGTTCCTCGCCGGACAGCTGCGGACCACCGCCAACGAACGGCAGGCCAGCAGCCTCTCCGGCACGCTGCGCTTCGACATCCGCCGCGCCCAGGTACGCAGGATGCCGCTGGACGAGCAGCGCGCCAACGGGGCGGCGGTCCGCCGGCTGGACGCCTTCGAGTCGGCCATCCGACAACTCACCACCCTCGGCGAGGAGCTGGTCCAACTGACCGCCGACGGCCTCGCCAGCGGCGCGCTGCGACCCGAGCAGCCGCGGTGA
- a CDS encoding serine/threonine-protein kinase, with the protein MTPESVGGYRLVKPLGAGGMGEVYFAVSPTADRVALKVIKPHLVRDETFRDRFAAEIESLKTVYGSRVARLEDADPYGDPAWLAVEYVPGATLRQYVDARGPLPLARAAMIGAMLADGLDKVHQVGLLHRDLKPQNIILGPDGPKVIDFGLAVLVDREHFLTQPGMLVGTPAFMAPEQVTGERTLTPAVDIYGLAATLVLALTGHTLYPNSHGWNLLLRVSEPDDLPDMSGVPVEVAPLIGAMLAFDPTARPSLEAVRSRLLEVATAVSGSSVADLRREVGELTYDAGTELVVPPNLTDPRLDPEQGTLGPTDPADSVPADSDPAGSDPGNPELGTAQPTPPQADVSWLVEQVRHRYARRPKLLGQRSGADPEPTR; encoded by the coding sequence GTGACGCCGGAGAGTGTTGGCGGCTACCGGCTCGTCAAGCCGCTCGGCGCGGGTGGGATGGGCGAGGTGTACTTCGCGGTGTCGCCGACCGCCGACCGGGTCGCGCTCAAGGTGATCAAGCCGCACCTGGTGCGGGACGAGACGTTCCGGGACCGGTTCGCCGCCGAGATCGAGAGTCTGAAGACGGTGTACGGGTCGCGGGTGGCGCGGTTGGAGGACGCCGACCCGTACGGCGACCCGGCCTGGCTCGCCGTCGAGTACGTGCCCGGCGCGACGCTGCGGCAGTACGTCGACGCCCGGGGGCCGCTGCCGCTGGCGCGCGCGGCGATGATCGGGGCGATGCTGGCCGACGGGCTGGACAAGGTGCACCAGGTGGGGCTGCTGCACCGGGATCTGAAGCCGCAGAACATCATCCTCGGGCCGGACGGCCCCAAGGTGATCGACTTCGGGTTGGCGGTGCTCGTCGACCGCGAGCACTTCCTCACCCAGCCGGGGATGCTGGTCGGCACCCCGGCCTTCATGGCGCCCGAGCAGGTCACCGGTGAGCGGACGCTGACCCCGGCGGTGGACATCTACGGGCTGGCGGCCACCCTGGTCCTCGCGCTGACCGGGCACACCCTCTATCCGAACTCGCACGGGTGGAACCTGCTGCTGCGGGTCTCCGAGCCGGACGACCTGCCGGACATGTCCGGGGTGCCGGTGGAGGTGGCGCCGCTGATCGGGGCGATGCTGGCCTTCGACCCGACCGCCCGGCCGAGCCTGGAGGCGGTCCGGTCCCGGCTGCTGGAGGTCGCCACCGCCGTCAGCGGGTCCAGCGTCGCCGACCTGCGCCGCGAGGTCGGCGAGCTGACCTACGACGCCGGCACCGAGCTGGTGGTCCCGCCCAACCTGACCGACCCCCGCCTCGACCCGGAACAGGGCACCCTCGGCCCAACGGACCCGGCCGACTCGGTCCCGGCCGACTCGGACCCGGCCGGCTCAGACCCGGGCAACCCGGAGCTGGGTACGGCTCAGCCGACACCGCCGCAGGCGGACGTCTCGTGGCTTGTCGAGCAGGTGCGCCACCGGTACGCCCGCCGCCCGAAGCTGCTCGGTCAACGGTCCGGCGCGGACCCGGAACCGACCCGGTAG
- a CDS encoding helicase-related protein yields MSTPQAATYAPGARILVRDEEWLVRTAKPTPHDGTMIKAVGVSEFVRDVEATFFTGLESVRAMRPEETVLVQDTTSRFRQGRLFLEAVLRRTPLPRSERGLALADRFLLDPLRYQLRPVELALAGLRPRILLADVVGLGKTLEIGLILAELIRRGRGDRILVVSPQQVLEQFQRELWTRFAIPLVRLDSTGIQRVQQEIPAGRNPFTYFKRAIISVDTLKDAGQFGHHLDAITWDAVVIDESHNLINKGTQRNELARRLAAKTDALLLASATPHNGDRESFAELISLLDPAAIVDKQNYEPADIAHLYLRRTKISPEVRDQIGDRWADRGPSLPVPCPATGPEELIFAELTEVWLAGKWSDEPLRGMDRLFPYTLLKSFLSSHRALAETVAARRRKAAATGTERVALDRLAELTSAMSDDDSSKLDHLIAELTEIGVKPGGATRVVVFSERVATLKWLAEVVPRRLGLKPSAVRVLHGGVTDADELRILQEFELAGSEVRLLLTGDVASEGVNLHRQCHHLIHYDIPWSLIRIEQRNGRVDRYDQRHRPEFRAMILTSEVPGAKDDRTVAEKLLDREQHAHRTLGSVEAVTGLYDAKVEEDRLVKDLLAGKSVEQSYAEAGAEAELDPLAMLMAEVGSAPESADVPRAAVPRLFDSTRDFVDTALRELYADRPEDALDLRREDELMTFRAPDDLLQRLSDLPRSYLKAHQEGEQLRLRVTFDRRLAQRKLDEARGSRTTVWPQIAYLSDVHPMIDWLVDKVLIRLGRQQALVLTADVPGPVFLIQGVYANRLGQPTVVQWMAVSDVDGAPQIRPMDEALRAAGVGPEMVNHARPVPLEPLADLLPAAVAAARAHLERRREEVAEANAEPLRQYRERLDRFAQDSLLDEVPPAQRTRRRQRVDATVREQADLLDRLETAGDPLLRVLAVLAPNPAAPHPAAPHPAPTPEHLA; encoded by the coding sequence ATGAGCACCCCGCAGGCCGCCACCTACGCGCCGGGCGCGCGGATTCTCGTCCGGGACGAGGAGTGGCTGGTGCGGACCGCGAAGCCGACCCCGCACGACGGCACGATGATCAAGGCGGTCGGGGTCTCCGAGTTCGTGCGCGACGTGGAGGCGACCTTCTTCACCGGCCTCGAATCCGTCCGGGCGATGCGGCCGGAGGAGACCGTCCTGGTGCAGGACACCACCTCCCGGTTCCGGCAGGGGCGGCTGTTCCTGGAGGCGGTGCTACGGCGTACCCCGTTGCCCCGGTCGGAACGCGGCCTGGCGCTGGCGGACCGGTTTCTGCTCGATCCGCTGCGCTACCAGCTGCGCCCGGTGGAGCTGGCGTTGGCCGGGTTGCGGCCGCGGATCCTGCTGGCCGACGTGGTGGGGCTGGGCAAGACCCTGGAGATCGGGCTGATCCTGGCCGAGCTGATCCGGCGCGGCCGGGGGGACCGGATTCTGGTGGTCTCGCCGCAGCAGGTGCTGGAGCAGTTCCAGCGGGAACTCTGGACCCGGTTCGCGATCCCGTTGGTGCGGCTCGACTCGACCGGCATCCAGCGGGTGCAGCAGGAGATCCCGGCCGGGCGGAACCCGTTCACCTACTTCAAGCGGGCGATCATCTCGGTCGACACCCTCAAGGACGCCGGCCAGTTCGGCCACCACCTGGACGCGATCACCTGGGACGCGGTGGTCATCGACGAGTCGCACAACCTGATCAACAAGGGCACCCAGCGCAACGAGCTGGCCCGCCGGCTGGCCGCCAAGACCGACGCGCTGCTGCTGGCCAGCGCCACCCCGCACAACGGCGACCGGGAGTCGTTCGCGGAGCTGATCTCGCTGCTCGACCCGGCGGCGATCGTCGACAAGCAGAACTACGAGCCGGCCGACATCGCCCACCTCTACCTGCGCCGGACGAAGATCAGCCCGGAGGTACGCGACCAGATCGGCGACCGCTGGGCCGACCGGGGACCGTCCCTGCCGGTGCCGTGCCCGGCCACCGGACCCGAAGAGCTGATCTTCGCCGAGTTGACCGAGGTGTGGCTGGCCGGCAAGTGGAGCGACGAGCCGCTGCGCGGGATGGACCGGCTCTTCCCGTACACCTTGTTGAAGTCTTTTCTCTCCTCGCACCGCGCGCTGGCCGAGACGGTCGCCGCCCGGCGGCGCAAGGCCGCCGCGACCGGGACCGAGCGGGTGGCGCTGGACCGGCTCGCGGAGCTGACCTCGGCGATGTCGGACGACGACTCCAGCAAGCTCGACCACCTGATCGCCGAGTTGACGGAGATCGGGGTGAAGCCGGGCGGCGCGACCCGGGTGGTGGTCTTCTCCGAGCGGGTGGCGACGCTGAAGTGGCTGGCCGAGGTGGTGCCGCGCCGGCTCGGCCTCAAACCGTCGGCGGTACGGGTGCTGCACGGCGGGGTGACCGACGCCGACGAGCTGCGGATCCTGCAGGAGTTCGAGCTGGCCGGCAGTGAGGTGCGGCTGCTGCTCACCGGCGACGTCGCCTCCGAGGGGGTCAACCTGCACCGGCAGTGCCACCACCTGATCCACTACGACATCCCGTGGAGCCTGATCCGGATCGAGCAGCGCAACGGCCGGGTGGACCGCTACGACCAGCGGCACCGGCCCGAGTTCCGGGCAATGATCCTGACCTCCGAGGTGCCGGGCGCCAAGGACGACCGGACGGTGGCGGAGAAGCTGCTGGACCGGGAGCAGCACGCCCACCGCACCCTCGGCAGCGTCGAGGCGGTCACCGGCCTCTACGACGCGAAGGTGGAGGAGGACCGGCTGGTCAAGGACCTGCTGGCCGGCAAGTCCGTGGAGCAGTCGTACGCCGAGGCCGGCGCGGAGGCGGAGCTGGACCCGCTGGCGATGCTGATGGCCGAGGTCGGCAGCGCCCCGGAGTCCGCCGACGTGCCCCGCGCCGCCGTGCCGAGGCTCTTCGACTCGACCCGCGACTTCGTCGACACCGCGCTGCGGGAGCTCTACGCCGACCGGCCCGAGGACGCCCTCGACCTGCGCCGCGAGGACGAGCTGATGACCTTCCGCGCCCCCGACGACCTGCTGCAACGCCTGTCGGACCTGCCCCGGTCATACCTGAAGGCGCACCAGGAGGGGGAGCAGTTGCGGCTGCGGGTCACCTTCGACCGGCGGCTGGCCCAACGCAAGCTGGACGAGGCCCGGGGCAGCCGGACCACGGTCTGGCCGCAGATCGCCTACCTCAGCGACGTGCACCCGATGATCGACTGGCTGGTCGACAAGGTGCTGATCCGGCTCGGCCGGCAGCAGGCCCTGGTGCTCACCGCCGACGTGCCCGGCCCGGTCTTCCTGATCCAGGGCGTCTACGCCAACCGGCTCGGCCAGCCGACCGTGGTGCAGTGGATGGCGGTGTCCGACGTGGACGGCGCGCCGCAGATCCGGCCGATGGACGAGGCGCTGCGGGCGGCCGGCGTCGGCCCGGAGATGGTCAACCACGCCCGGCCGGTGCCGCTGGAACCGCTGGCCGACCTGCTGCCGGCCGCCGTCGCGGCGGCCCGCGCCCACCTGGAACGCCGCCGCGAAGAGGTGGCCGAGGCGAACGCCGAACCGCTGCGCCAGTACCGCGAACGGCTGGACCGCTTCGCCCAGGACAGCCTGCTCGACGAGGTCCCGCCGGCCCAGCGCACCCGCCGCCGGCAGCGGGTCGACGCCACCGTACGCGAGCAGGCCGACCTGCTCGACCGCCTGGAAACCGCCGGCGACCCGCTGCTGCGGGTCCTCGCGGTCCTGGCCCCGAACCCGGCAGCCCCGCACCCAGCAGCCCCGCACCCCGCCCCAACCCCGGAGCACCTGGCATGA